Sequence from the Acropora muricata isolate sample 2 chromosome 10, ASM3666990v1, whole genome shotgun sequence genome:
AATCAGTGCTTGCGCCCTAGAAGTTTGAGGCGATTTGTGGCTAAACGtaaaaaaactagcaaaaaaaaaagaacacaaaacAATGTTTAAAACATCAAAAAAGTGCATGCATTAAAATCCCTCTTATTGGTGATAAAAAGTGGCCAATTTGCTCGAGAAAAATCTCTCAGGTattaaattaaaggaaaaaagagaattTGAAAGTTTTCGAACAAGAAGTGAGTTGAAAAACATTTAACTATTAAAAAATGCGATGAAGCTTTTCTTAAAACCATTTTGATGCTCTTCATCAAGAACCTTAAGCCCAATATAAATATCGAGACGAACTCCATACGTGCGAAACGTTTTGTTTAATATTCAGTTGTAATCGTTTTTTTCTCAATTACAATTTTTTAATCAGCTATTGTTTTTTAGTATTAATAGACCTAAACTCACTAACatattttgacttgataattcaaagcggacagactgcaaatcatAGTAGTTGCTAAATTTGTTGCTAAATCATAGTAGTTGATAATGCCGTTTAGCtagcgtcgaaacgtcgtcgctTTTTTAATAAAATGATTTTAGGAAATGTGTTATCGCAATTTGTATAGTTAAATGTTTTTGGAAGTTTTCATAGTCGCATTGATGGGAATTTCAAATATCATACTATCATCTAGGCAGGTGTCTATCTCATGTAGTCGTTTATTTGATGTAGGCCAAATAAGATTTTGATTCTGATTTCGTCCTGTCCTTACTAGATTAGTAAAGCACGGAGTGTCCTTGTAAATAaagagaagacttgaaaaacTAAGATTTGCAAAACGGGGTCGTTTAAAAGGAGGGCTTTTTAAGGCGGACTTGTAGAACCGCTCTATGACAATAAAACAAGGATTGCTTTATTAATCAATAGAAAAATGAACTGAAATGCAGCACATTTCAGAGATTTCTGACGAAAGGAAGATTCCCGCCTAAGACTTGTCGTTTGCCGAAAATGTGGAGCTTAACCGCTTTACAAAGTTTGATTTGATCATCGTTACTTTTGCTGTAGAAAGAGAAAGGGCTCAACTTGATTTGAACTTCTTTGTCTTCGGTTTTACGTTTCTAGTTCTCGTTTCCAACCAGTGCCGATCATTGGAAAAGTCGTTCGAGGCTCTCATCCTGTTGAAGAGATCTTCCCTTTTCGTTCGGTTTATTTGTAAATCCGTCTTCTTTAGTTTCGAAACTCCACCCGGCATGCTATGTAAATAGCGGCCAACTGCTTGTCTTTTGCCTGTTGGGTTTTTGTCTCAGTGGTGTCATTGTCTTCTTACCAATGTGGCAAACAACAtatctaaaaaaaattcttcttgataattaataatttatgtttttCTTCATTCCCATTGTTTTTGAAAGTTTCTAATTTCAGATTTCAGATGTATGTAAAAATGCGTTGCACCTCTTTACTTCACTTCATCTCATTTTCTCTTCCGCTGTTTGCTTTAGAAGCATCGTTAAAACCTCCTGCCTCTTAGTTTCTTGCAATATGTAATATTACTTGTTTGTTTAAAGTATTTATTCGTTGCGACCCAGTTGCCAAGCGTTTTGTTTTAGACCCCACTGTGTATAACGAAATTCGATGCGAGTGgattttacttgtttttcatatattttatatttacattttcaatCGCTTCTAGTAAGAAAGAAGGAATTTATTCACATTTCGAAATGGAAACGCTATGCTTTTCCCTTGTCTGTCTCAGGAACGAGGTTGCCTTGCGGTTaatcttatttttattttgcttttaaggAGTACAACAAAATGAGGCAAATTTTTAAGATTTTGCTTGGAAGCTTCACTTTCCCCTGAAGCATCGAGAgcccttttcttttttttttttctttttttttcaattttcgaaCTGCGGTACTTAAGTTTTGTCCGAGGACGCTCAGCAGTTTTGTTTATTTAGAGTCAACTCTGCTTGGATTTCAGATAACAGCAAATTGATTTAACGCAAAACGTCTCTGTAAATTACTCTTGATTATTAAGATTCATATGTTAAATCTCAGACATAACAAAAAACCTTGCCTGTCGCTCCCTTCAGTAAAGTGTACCCTTTTAAACTTATGAGTCTGTGAATGTACGAAAGGTTTTTGAGTGCGCCTCTCAGAAGttttaaatattcatttttatagccctttttaattttaaacataCCTGATCTGTAGATTTAACTGAAGTTGgattcaaattaattttatatGCGCTATATCGTGCTGTAGAAtatatgtatttcttttttattttcttttttatgtctCGTACTTGTGTGCTAGTTAATATTTCCCAAGTCGTAATGGGATTCTGACCATTAAAATCGGCCTGAAGCTTCTGAAGTTTCTATTTATTTAGTCGCGGTTTAGGAAAGGTCGTTGTCCGATTGTCTTCTTTGCTAGTCATTGCTGTATAAAATCCCACGTACGCTCAGTCTTAACTGTCAAGATTACCGTTGCATTAAAAGGCTTTTGGATTAAGCTGCCATTTCATTTATCACTCGATCCTTAGCTCCTTTTTGCGAACGTTTTCGCAGGCAACAATGATTCGCCTAGCTTTTGCGTTGTTCATTCCAAACGCACGTTTCATCTCGCTTCTGAACACGTTGCTTTTCATTGAATAAAGCCAGGGGTTTATTCCAGACGAAGTGAATGCTATCAATTCCACCCAAAGCCAAATCAATTCCATATTTTGCCTGATACAGTAGTGACTCGATGTCAGGTCGAGGAAAGATGCAACTAAACTTGGAAACCACGATATAATAAATAGCACCACGACGTATCCCACCGTTTTTGCCGTTTTCCTGTTTCGTACCCCTTCCACGGCACATTGCGAACGGAAGTGTGCAGTTTGCGTCGAGATTTTCCTGGCCTGTCTCCGGGCCTGCACAAAGATGCAGTAGTAGCAAAATATGATAAGAACCATTGGGAGGAGTATTGTGATTACTGTAACACAAGCCCAAAGGACCGGCATGAAATTGGCGTTAGTTATCCAGAGGCGTGTTAACCCAAGTATGACAGACAAAATCCAAATCAATGGAACTGCGAGACGGCAGCGTTCGTATGTCACAATCCGATTGTACTTGAGGGGGAATCCAATGGCGATGTATCTGTCCAAGCTCACCACACACAAGCTGAATGTCGTTGTTACGCTGGTCTGTATCCAAAGGCTACCGATAGCTATTTCGAGAGGGTGGTTCGGAGCTCGAGGGGTAATGATGCACCGCGCAATCCATACGGGATCGATCACCAGCCCAACAAAGAAATCTGCTAGAGCTAACGAAGTTATTAACAAGTTCGAAATAGTTCTGAGAGAGCGACATTTGTACATGACCCATAGAAAAGCTCCGTTTCCCAGAACGGCTGGCAGCGCGGAGATGCCGTACAACAAAGCAAGAGTGACGCTTGACGAAACCGATAATGCGGAAGTACTGGAATATATCATAATTCTCAGCTTTTCGTCGAATGCGCTTTGCTCCTCGGTGTCCTTGTCCTTACAAACCGACGGCTCGAAATTATGTGTCGAGACTTTGTCAAACCCCCAGGGGTCGTGGAACGGTTGTTAGAAATTCAATATTATTCTTAGCTTTAGTTGATTGCTTGTTCTTGGCGTGAATAATTTTCTTAATTCTGACTTATAACAAATAA
This genomic interval carries:
- the LOC136887308 gene encoding trace amine-associated receptor 6-like is translated as MIYSSTSALSVSSSVTLALLYGISALPAVLGNGAFLWVMYKCRSLRTISNLLITSLALADFFVGLVIDPVWIARCIITPRAPNHPLEIAIGSLWIQTSVTTTFSLCVVSLDRYIAIGFPLKYNRIVTYERCRLAVPLIWILSVILGLTRLWITNANFMPVLWACVTVITILLPMVLIIFCYYCIFVQARRQARKISTQTAHFRSQCAVEGVRNRKTAKTVGYVVVLFIISWFPSLVASFLDLTSSHYCIRQNMELIWLWVELIAFTSSGINPWLYSMKSNVFRSEMKRAFGMNNAKARRIIVACENVRKKELRIE